One window from the genome of Aeromonas sp. FDAARGOS 1405 encodes:
- a CDS encoding AzlD domain-containing protein — protein sequence MSWLMIGLLALITFFNRFAFFSRLTRYQPGAEMGAFLGFSAQSVLTAIWLPIVFSYEPGIGLDWDPDYLAATLWVMLLTLLRLPTLVVVVGGMGGFFLLRWLGGIAELLPW from the coding sequence GTGAGTTGGCTGATGATTGGCCTGCTGGCCCTGATCACCTTTTTCAACCGCTTCGCCTTCTTTTCTCGGTTGACCCGATATCAGCCGGGTGCCGAGATGGGGGCGTTTCTCGGCTTCTCGGCCCAGTCGGTGCTGACCGCCATCTGGTTGCCCATCGTCTTTAGCTACGAGCCGGGGATAGGTCTTGACTGGGATCCTGACTACCTGGCCGCCACCCTGTGGGTGATGCTCTTGACCCTGTTGCGGCTGCCGACTCTGGTTGTGGTGGTGGGCGGAATGGGGGGCTTCTTCCTGCTGCGCTGGCTGGGAGGCATAGCAGAGCTCTTGCCTTGGTGA